The Theropithecus gelada isolate Dixy chromosome 11, Tgel_1.0, whole genome shotgun sequence genome includes a region encoding these proteins:
- the NFE2 gene encoding transcription factor NF-E2 45 kDa subunit, with product MSPCPPQQSRNRVIQLSTSELGEMELTWQEIMSITELQGLNAPSEPSFEPQAPASYLGPPPHTTYCPCSIHPDAGFPLPPPPYELPASTSHVPDAPYSYGNMTIPVSKPLSLSGLLSEPLQDPLALLDIGLPVGPPKPQEDPESDSGLSLNYSDAESLELEGTEAGRRRSEYVEMYPVEYPYSLMPNSLAHSNYTLPAAETPLALEPASGPVRAKPTARGEAGSRDERRALAMKIPFPTDKIVNLPVDDFNELLARYPLTESQLALVRDIRRRGKNKVAAQNCRKRKLETIVQLERELERLSNERERLLRARGEADRTLEVMRQQLTELYRDIFQHLRDESGNSYSPEEYALQQAADGTIFLVPRGTKMEATD from the exons ATGTCCCCGTGTCCTCCCCAGCAGAGCAGGAACAGGGTGATACAGCTGTCCACTTCAGAGCTAGGAGAGATGGAACTGACTTGGCAAGAGATCATGTCCATCACTGAGCTGCAG GGTCTAAATGCTCCAAGTGAGCCATCGTTTGAGCCCCAAGCCCCAGCCTCATACCTTGGACCTCCACCACACACAACTTACTGCCCCTGCTCAATCCACCCAGATGCTGGCTTCCCACTTCCTCCACCACCTTATGAGCTCCCAGCATCTACATCCCATGTCCCAGACGCCCCATACTCCTATGGCAACATGACCATACCAGTCTCCAAGCCACTGAGCCTCTCAGGCCTGCTCAGTGAGCCACTCCAAGACCCCTTAGCTCTCCTGGACATTGGGCTGCCAGTGGGGCCACCTAAGCCCCAAGAAGACCCAGAATCCGACTCAGGATTATCCCTCAACTATAGTGATGCTGAATCTCTTGAGCTGGAGGGGACAGAGGCTGGTCGGCGCCGCAGCGAGTATGTGGAGATGTACCCGGTGGAGTACCCCTACTCACTCATGCCCAACTCTTTGGCCCACTCCAACTATACCTTGCCAGCTGCTGAGACCCCCTTGGCCTTAGAGCCCGCCTCAGGCCCTGTGCGGGCTAAGCCCACTGCACGGGGGGAGGCAGGGAGTCGGGATGAACGTCGGGCCTTGGCCATGAAGATTCCTTTTCCTACGGACAAGATCGTCAACTTGCCGGTAGATGATTTTAATGAGCTATTGGCGAGGTACCCGCTGACAGAGAGCCAGCTGGCGCTAGTCCGGGACATCCGACGACGGGGCAAAAACAAGGTGGCAGCCCAGAACTGCCGCAagaggaagctggaaaccatcgtgcAGCTGGAGCGGGAGCTGGAGCGGCTGAGCAATGAACGGGAGCGGCTTCTCAGGGCCCGCGGGGAGGCAGACCGGACCCTGGAGGTCATGCGCCAACAGCTGACAGAGCTGTATCGTGACATTTTCCAGCACCTTCGGGATGAATCAGGCAACAGCTACTCTCCTGAAGAGTACGCGCTGCAACAGGCTGCCGATGGGACCATCTTCCTGGTGCCCCGGGGGACCAAGATGGAGGCCACAGACTGA